In the Corynebacterium jeikeium genome, TACCCGCGGGGATTCGGACATGGTGTGGAGCCGTATCACCCTGTGGCGTGGGCTCCTCGCCTCGGCGCTGGACCAGCCGCCGCACCACCCGATTGTGTCTGCAGAGGTGTGGGGGCCGAAGCATGACCCGTCCGTCGACATTGCTGCCGGTTGGCTTGCGGAGCGCTTGGATGTGCCGTTGACCAGGCATGTTACGGTCGATGGCCGCCATGCTGAAGACTCTGAAGGCAATCGCATGATCTCCATCGAAAAGGCGGTGCTGCACCGCCAGGTGGGGGCCATTGAGGTCGAGGTTATTGACGCCAACACAGTATCGCTGACCGTCGGAGACCAGAAGTCAATGGTCACCCTCGGTAGGCGTGCACTGGCTGATTGCCTTGCCGAGGAGTTGCGTCACCTGGACCCTGACTACGCTTTCGGGCATGCCCTTCGAGGCCTGGTGCGCGTAAACCGTCCGGATCGCGGTCCCCGCACTTCCCAGTACCGTGGCGTGCAAACCCCCGGGGTGCAGGAGGACAAGTTGGATCGCTGGACCTCCCGCGATGCCCGCGAAACCTATAGCACTTTCGATGGTCAGGAGTCTCTACGATGAAGCCCACACAAAACAACCGCCGCTCCTCAGTTGTCAGTGACAAGACGGGGGTGGAACTGCGGCCACGCGACAGCAAACAAGATCTGGCGACGGCCGCGGCACGCGAATTCATCAACACTGTTGCGGAGCTGCAGCGCACCGGGGACACCGTCACGGGCGACGGAATCGTCCGCGTTGTGCTGACCGGCGGCGGGGCAGGCATTGCTACCCTAGCGGAGATCGCCGCCCTGGATCATGCGGCGCAGCAGACTGCGGAGGATTTCCCCGTCACAGCGATCGACTGGTCTCAGGTGTATGTATTCTTTGGCGACGAGCGTTTCTTGGCCGCCGGCGACCCGGAGCGCAACGACAAGCAGGCCTTTGATGCCCTGCTTCGCCACGTGACTATCCCCTCTCTGAACGTCTTCCGCGTTCCCGCCCTGGCAGCCGGCGAGTCAGCCGACGGCCCGGCGCTGGATGCAGCCGCGGCGTTCTACGGCAAGACGGTGGATCAGGTTGCTCCCGAAGGCTTCGACATCCACCTGCTGGGAATGGGGCCGGAGGGGCACATTAACTCGTTGTTCCCACACACCGATGCACTATTGCACGCCGAGGGTTCGGTGGTTGCCGTGCGCGAATGCCCGAAGCCCCCGGCGGAGCGCATCAGCTTGACCATGCAGGCGGTCAACCGCTCCCGGCAGGTGTGGCTGCTAGTCAGCGGTGAGGAAAAGAAAGAAGCTGCGGGCCAGGTGTTTAACGGCGGCAATGGCGCCGAATGGCCCGCAGCTTTGGCCTCCGGTACGAAGGCGACGCTGCTGTGGGTTGACGAGGCCGCCAACCCACTGCTTTAAGTTGTTTAAACGGTCGTCTGGCCTTCTAGGCCAGGCCGTAGTGCAGAACCAGGTTCAGGCCGACTAGGGCCAGCAGCCAGATCACTGCGGTGCCCACGGTCAGGCGATCCAGGTTCTTCTCCGCCACGGTGGAACCGGACAGGTTGGACTGCATGCCGCCACCGAATAGGCTGGACAGGCCGCCGCCCTTACCCTTGTGCAGCAACACGGAAAGGCCCATCAGCAAGCTGGTAATAACCAGGATGATCTGCAGCGTTAGGATCAATGCCCTACCCTCAACTCTTCTTTTGAAATCGACTTACTAAAACGTTCAATTAACACCACGAATTTACCCGCTATACGCCCCGCGTGACAACCTGCCACGCGGGATGCGGCGTTCTAGTCCCCTTGCCAGCTCGAGTTATCTAACCCGAGTTGCGCAGCGCGGTGGCCAAACCGTTCATCGTCAGCTGGATGCCCGAACGCACGCTATCGGAATCGTCGCCGGCGCGGAAGCGGCGCAGCAGCTCCACCTGCAGCAGGTTCAGCGGCACCAGGTACGGGAAGCGGTTACGCACGGAGCTGACCAGCTCCGGGTTGTCCGCCAGCAGGGTTTCCCGCTCGGTGATCTGCAGGAACATCTCCACGGTCAGCTTGTATTCCTCGACGATCACGTCGAAGATGCGCTCCGCCGCCTCCCTATCGCCCACCAGCTCGGAGTACAGCTGCGCGATGGAAAGGTCCGCCTTAGACATCACCTGGGCCATATTAGAAAGCACCGAGTCGAAGAAAGGCCAGCGCCTGTGGAGCTCCCGCAGGTAGTTGAGGCGCGAGGTGGCGTCACCAGATACAGAAGAACCATCTTCGATCCACCGCTTCAGGGCGCTGCCCACTCCGAACCAACC is a window encoding:
- the secG gene encoding preprotein translocase subunit SecG produces the protein MILTLQIILVITSLLMGLSVLLHKGKGGGLSSLFGGGMQSNLSGSTVAEKNLDRLTVGTAVIWLLALVGLNLVLHYGLA
- a CDS encoding glucose-6-phosphate dehydrogenase assembly protein OpcA encodes the protein MIIDLPNTKTKDIERRIRTLREERGDVTSGRVLTLIVVTSEDDDLDRIISSTHDASREHPARVIVLVTHRSEESSLDAQLRIGGDAGASEIIIMHLHGELSANRASVVTPLLLPDTPIVAWWPGTGPRNPAADPIGALATRRITDSLTDEDEDALYRRRMTYTRGDSDMVWSRITLWRGLLASALDQPPHHPIVSAEVWGPKHDPSVDIAAGWLAERLDVPLTRHVTVDGRHAEDSEGNRMISIEKAVLHRQVGAIEVEVIDANTVSLTVGDQKSMVTLGRRALADCLAEELRHLDPDYAFGHALRGLVRVNRPDRGPRTSQYRGVQTPGVQEDKLDRWTSRDARETYSTFDGQESLR
- the pgl gene encoding 6-phosphogluconolactonase, with amino-acid sequence MKPTQNNRRSSVVSDKTGVELRPRDSKQDLATAAAREFINTVAELQRTGDTVTGDGIVRVVLTGGGAGIATLAEIAALDHAAQQTAEDFPVTAIDWSQVYVFFGDERFLAAGDPERNDKQAFDALLRHVTIPSLNVFRVPALAAGESADGPALDAAAAFYGKTVDQVAPEGFDIHLLGMGPEGHINSLFPHTDALLHAEGSVVAVRECPKPPAERISLTMQAVNRSRQVWLLVSGEEKKEAAGQVFNGGNGAEWPAALASGTKATLLWVDEAANPLL